A stretch of Enterobacter cloacae complex sp. ECNIH7 DNA encodes these proteins:
- a CDS encoding GntR family transcriptional regulator, with protein sequence MNNINALQTAPDLHDKDESIFQALMTAIVEHQLLPGSKLPEEALAEVFGVSRTGIRKVLQRLAAVQMVTLTPKRGAHVASPTVEEAQHIFRTRALLEVANLPDVLARCQSPHLAALEAIIRQEQQAHEAYDGPAAIRHSANFHIQLQAISGNQVLTEMVTGLSQRSSLVIATWGAPWRQGCRCNDHEQLVDLLRQKALQPLSDALMHHFEHIVASLCFERAGECLPDFARLFAGHKES encoded by the coding sequence ATGAACAACATAAACGCCCTGCAGACCGCGCCAGACCTGCATGACAAAGACGAATCGATCTTTCAGGCGCTGATGACCGCGATAGTCGAACATCAGCTTCTGCCGGGGAGCAAACTGCCGGAAGAGGCGCTGGCCGAGGTGTTTGGCGTAAGCCGCACGGGCATCCGCAAGGTGCTTCAACGACTCGCCGCTGTGCAAATGGTCACCTTAACGCCCAAGCGTGGTGCACACGTTGCCAGCCCGACGGTGGAAGAGGCGCAGCACATCTTCCGCACCCGCGCCCTGCTGGAGGTCGCCAACCTGCCGGACGTGCTGGCCCGCTGCCAGTCGCCGCACCTTGCCGCGCTGGAGGCCATCATTCGCCAGGAGCAGCAGGCGCACGAGGCGTACGACGGCCCGGCGGCAATTCGCCACTCCGCCAATTTCCACATTCAGCTGCAGGCCATCTCCGGCAACCAGGTGCTGACGGAGATGGTCACCGGCCTGAGCCAGCGCTCGTCGCTGGTGATTGCCACCTGGGGCGCGCCGTGGCGTCAGGGGTGCCGCTGCAACGATCACGAACAGCTTGTGGATCTGCTGCGCCAGAAGGCGCTCCAGCCGCTCAGCGATGCCTTAATGCACCATTTTGAACATATCGTCGCCAGCCTCTGCTTCGAGCGGGCGGGCGAGTGTCTGCCTGATTTTGCCCGGCTGTTTGCCGGCCACAAGGAGTCGTAA
- the hpxO gene encoding FAD-dependent urate hydroxylase HpxO, with translation MRAIVIGAGIGGLSAAVALKKAGIDCTVFEAVKEIRPVGAAISIWPNGVKCMQHLGMGDIIETYGGPMRFMAYKDYRRGDTLTRFSLAPLVERTGGRPCPVSRAELQREMLDFWGRDKVQFGKRVERVHEDDAGVNVTFTDGTTAAGDFLIAADGSHSAVRPYVLGYTPERRYAGYVNWNGLVKIDEEIAPAHQWTTFVGEGKRVSLMPVSGGRFYFFFDVPLPAGLAEDRTTLRADLTGYFRGWAPPVQKLIAALDPETTNRIEIHDIEPFDSLVRGNVALLGDAGHSTTPDIGQGGCAAMEDAVVLGECLRENHNITLALRQYEALRCDRVRDLVLKARKRCDVTHGKDMALTQAWYQELKEETGERIINGLCETIQGGPLG, from the coding sequence ATGAGAGCAATCGTCATTGGTGCGGGTATTGGCGGCCTGAGCGCCGCCGTCGCGCTGAAGAAAGCGGGCATCGACTGTACCGTGTTTGAAGCCGTCAAAGAGATCAGGCCCGTCGGGGCGGCCATCTCCATCTGGCCGAACGGCGTGAAATGCATGCAGCACCTCGGCATGGGCGACATCATCGAGACGTACGGCGGTCCGATGCGTTTTATGGCCTACAAGGATTACCGGCGCGGCGACACCCTGACCCGCTTCAGCCTTGCCCCGCTGGTTGAGCGTACCGGCGGGCGTCCCTGCCCCGTCTCGCGCGCCGAGCTTCAGCGCGAAATGCTGGACTTCTGGGGGCGCGATAAGGTGCAGTTCGGCAAGCGCGTCGAACGCGTCCATGAAGACGACGCGGGCGTGAACGTGACCTTCACCGACGGCACCACGGCAGCCGGCGATTTTCTGATTGCCGCCGACGGCAGCCACTCCGCCGTGCGCCCGTACGTGCTGGGGTATACCCCGGAGCGCCGCTACGCCGGGTACGTGAACTGGAACGGGCTGGTGAAGATTGACGAAGAAATCGCCCCGGCGCACCAGTGGACCACCTTCGTTGGCGAAGGCAAACGCGTGTCGCTGATGCCCGTCTCCGGCGGACGCTTCTACTTCTTTTTTGACGTGCCGCTGCCCGCGGGCCTGGCAGAGGATCGCACCACCCTGCGCGCCGACCTTACGGGCTACTTCCGCGGATGGGCGCCGCCGGTGCAGAAGCTTATCGCGGCGCTGGATCCTGAAACGACCAACCGCATTGAAATCCACGACATTGAGCCGTTCGACAGCCTGGTGCGCGGCAACGTCGCGCTGCTCGGCGATGCCGGACACAGCACCACGCCGGATATCGGCCAGGGCGGCTGTGCGGCGATGGAAGACGCCGTGGTGCTGGGAGAATGCCTGCGAGAAAACCACAACATCACGCTGGCGCTGCGGCAGTACGAGGCGCTGCGCTGCGACCGGGTGCGCGACCTGGTCCTGAAGGCGCGTAAACGCTGCGACGTCACCCACGGGAAAGACATGGCGTTGACGCAGGCCTGGTATCAGGAGCTCAAAGAGGAGACCGGCGAGCGCATCATCAACGGTCTGTGCGAGACCATTCAGGGCGGCCCGTTGGGCTGA
- a CDS encoding D-alanyl-lipoteichoic acid biosynthesis protein DltD, which yields MKIKNTLCLHILMATLAILFLCVHPLVTSFNPPLTFQPLIKSMAGTPKEQAEKIATISHALEGNAIFFIGASEVATSEDEHYAVYNYFNKQLHKPVVAYGDAFVDDETQFLLFSRFKNSLNANSKVVLLLAPDSFYSKGLPPAIYADNFPGSIFNPLMKDPQARPLLVNYLKHIDSKEISHLTFGQMRVFGWHPDLIWDELSFQFANVCTLIKNDWLALLNVTPQAVQPWPPQTAAHIAPDWDKELANARELNKKRQQSAATLWMDKTIYEEDGTRQQWDDTPVVPAQIAAFSKTVQLLKERHVQVIAIVDPVNPWALYNTDTFRPVDKQIKTILEKNQIPYLDMYAMPYQNGWNWDRLHPSELAWVPMIRFIAQSFK from the coding sequence ATGAAAATCAAAAATACGCTTTGCTTACATATCCTGATGGCGACCCTGGCCATTTTGTTCCTTTGTGTTCACCCGCTGGTGACGAGCTTCAATCCGCCCCTCACCTTCCAGCCGCTGATTAAATCAATGGCGGGCACGCCTAAAGAACAAGCGGAAAAAATTGCGACTATTTCCCATGCCTTAGAAGGGAATGCTATTTTCTTCATTGGCGCCTCTGAGGTTGCCACCTCAGAAGATGAACATTACGCCGTATATAATTACTTTAATAAGCAATTGCACAAACCCGTCGTGGCGTATGGCGATGCGTTCGTCGATGATGAAACGCAATTTTTACTGTTCTCACGTTTTAAAAATAGCCTTAACGCAAACAGTAAAGTTGTTTTGCTTCTGGCTCCTGACAGCTTTTACTCAAAAGGGCTGCCACCGGCTATTTATGCCGATAATTTCCCCGGCTCTATTTTTAATCCACTGATGAAGGATCCGCAGGCGCGCCCGCTGCTGGTTAATTATTTAAAGCATATTGATAGTAAAGAAATAAGCCATTTAACCTTTGGCCAAATGCGCGTCTTTGGCTGGCACCCCGATCTGATATGGGACGAACTGAGCTTCCAGTTTGCCAACGTCTGTACCCTGATAAAAAACGACTGGCTGGCGCTGCTCAACGTCACGCCCCAGGCGGTACAGCCGTGGCCTCCGCAGACAGCCGCCCACATTGCTCCCGACTGGGATAAAGAGCTGGCGAATGCGCGCGAGTTAAATAAAAAACGCCAGCAGAGCGCGGCCACGCTGTGGATGGATAAAACGATTTACGAGGAGGACGGTACGCGGCAACAGTGGGATGACACGCCCGTCGTGCCTGCGCAAATCGCCGCGTTCAGTAAAACCGTCCAGCTGTTGAAAGAACGTCACGTGCAGGTGATTGCTATCGTCGACCCGGTTAACCCCTGGGCGCTTTACAATACCGATACCTTCCGTCCGGTTGATAAGCAAATTAAAACCATTCTGGAAAAGAACCAGATCCCGTATTTAGATATGTACGCCATGCCTTATCAAAATGGCTGGAACTGGGATCGTTTGCACCCTTCCGAACTGGCCTGGGTTCCTATGATTCGCTTTATTGCACAGAGTTTTAAATAA
- the uraH gene encoding hydroxyisourate hydrolase, translating to MSTLSTHILDISTGKPAEGVTVHLEREGEIMATGVTNANGRITEFVPFLPAGRYRLVAEIGAWFSETGRGTIWPCAQIDFVTGETADEHFHLPFVIAPGGWSTYRGS from the coding sequence ATGAGCACACTTAGCACCCATATTCTGGATATCTCAACGGGCAAACCCGCAGAGGGCGTGACGGTCCATCTCGAACGGGAGGGCGAAATCATGGCGACGGGCGTGACCAACGCTAATGGTCGCATCACCGAATTTGTCCCTTTCCTGCCCGCGGGCCGCTATCGGCTGGTGGCGGAGATCGGCGCGTGGTTTAGCGAAACCGGTCGCGGCACGATCTGGCCCTGCGCGCAAATTGATTTTGTGACGGGAGAAACGGCAGACGAACATTTCCACCTGCCGTTTGTGATTGCGCCCGGCGGGTGGTCAACCTACCGGGGCAGTTGA
- a CDS encoding NCS1 family nucleobase:cation symporter-1, with translation MPNSQNAQQGTAADSGAVYSPRLCNEDLAPTRDQNWSWYNIFSFWMSDVHSMGGYVVAASFFTLGLASWQVLLCLLVGICIVQLCANLVAKPSQMAGVPYAVISRQAFGVFGANIPAVIRGLIAFAWYGIQTYLAANALMLVALKFWPSLSSLTTGAFLGLSHLGWICFAIMWVLQAMVFWHGMNAIKRFIDIAGPAVYVVMLALAGWIVYKTGFDGISFTLASKSLSAGEQTWQMITATALVVSYFSGPLLNFGDFSRYGKSMGEIRRGNRWGLPFNFLLFSIVTVVIVSGTQSLFGRMITDPIETVSRVGNDLAVAIGLLTMITATIGINIVANFVSPAFDFSNCSPQKISFRTGGMIAAVGSILLTPWNLFNSPELIHYTLDVLGAFIGPLFGILIADFYLIKRGKVSVDDLFDDTPKGKYWYRNGFNPKAIGALIPSVAVGLVISFIPALHEVANLSWFIGVFLGGVTYRWLAREERETAGATSFSSRVATQKE, from the coding sequence ATGCCAAACAGTCAAAACGCACAGCAAGGTACGGCCGCTGATTCCGGTGCGGTTTACAGCCCACGTCTTTGCAATGAGGATCTGGCACCGACGCGTGACCAGAACTGGAGCTGGTACAACATCTTTTCGTTCTGGATGTCGGATGTTCACAGCATGGGGGGTTATGTTGTCGCCGCGAGCTTCTTTACGCTCGGGCTGGCAAGCTGGCAGGTGCTGCTTTGCCTGCTGGTGGGGATTTGCATCGTGCAGCTGTGCGCCAACCTGGTGGCCAAACCGAGCCAGATGGCGGGCGTGCCCTATGCGGTGATCAGCCGTCAGGCGTTTGGCGTCTTCGGGGCCAATATTCCGGCGGTGATCCGCGGGCTGATTGCCTTCGCGTGGTACGGCATTCAGACCTATCTGGCCGCCAACGCTCTGATGCTGGTGGCGCTGAAGTTCTGGCCGTCGCTCTCTTCGCTCACCACCGGCGCGTTCCTTGGCCTGTCGCATCTGGGCTGGATCTGCTTTGCTATCATGTGGGTCCTGCAGGCGATGGTCTTCTGGCACGGCATGAACGCCATCAAGCGCTTTATTGATATCGCCGGCCCGGCGGTCTACGTGGTGATGCTGGCCCTCGCCGGATGGATTGTATACAAGACCGGTTTTGACGGGATCTCCTTCACCCTCGCCAGCAAATCCCTGAGCGCGGGCGAGCAGACCTGGCAGATGATCACCGCGACCGCGCTGGTGGTGTCTTACTTCTCCGGCCCGCTGCTCAACTTCGGCGACTTCTCCCGCTACGGCAAAAGCATGGGCGAGATCCGCCGCGGCAACCGCTGGGGGCTACCGTTTAACTTCCTGCTGTTCTCCATCGTCACCGTAGTCATTGTCTCCGGCACCCAGTCGCTGTTTGGCCGCATGATCACCGACCCGATCGAAACCGTCAGCCGCGTGGGCAACGATCTGGCCGTGGCGATTGGCCTGCTGACGATGATCACCGCTACCATCGGGATCAACATCGTCGCGAACTTCGTCTCCCCGGCGTTTGATTTCTCTAACTGCTCGCCGCAGAAGATCAGCTTCCGCACCGGGGGCATGATTGCCGCCGTCGGCTCGATCCTGCTTACCCCGTGGAACCTGTTCAACTCGCCGGAGCTTATCCACTACACCCTGGACGTGCTCGGGGCGTTTATCGGCCCGCTGTTCGGCATTCTGATTGCCGACTTCTACCTGATTAAGCGCGGCAAGGTGTCGGTTGACGATCTGTTCGACGACACGCCAAAGGGCAAATACTGGTACCGCAACGGTTTCAACCCGAAAGCGATTGGCGCGCTGATCCCGTCCGTTGCCGTGGGCCTGGTGATTAGCTTCATCCCGGCCCTGCATGAGGTGGCAAACTTGAGCTGGTTTATCGGCGTCTTCCTCGGCGGCGTCACCTACCGCTGGCTGGCGCGGGAAGAGCGCGAGACGGCGGGCGCGACGTCGTTCAGCTCCCGCGTGGCAACGCAAAAAGAGTAA
- a CDS encoding PDR/VanB family oxidoreductase, whose product MLSVIVDGLWREGDKSLAVRLVAEDGNALPPWQPGAHIDVHLPCGAVRQYSLTGACEDESYLICVGRETASRGGSRYVHETLRPGQKLAISAPRNLFSLHQADRVLLLAAGIGITPLYAMALQLKAAGTPFTLHYYVKRRESAAFARELSRFGECQIHTASPRTALAEHLPVAESGLHAWICGPAGFMEKVRDVATARGWDDGHLHSEAFQPAAPAARGDAGEIFTVKIASTGERWPVPANKTIAQVLQENGVAVPLSCEMGICGACLTPVIDGVADHRDSVQSEAEKSATDQQVALCCSRSHSGELVIGL is encoded by the coding sequence ATGCTGAGCGTAATTGTTGACGGGCTTTGGCGCGAGGGCGATAAAAGCCTCGCCGTCAGGCTGGTAGCTGAAGACGGTAACGCGCTGCCGCCGTGGCAGCCCGGCGCGCACATTGATGTGCACCTGCCCTGCGGCGCGGTGCGCCAGTATTCCCTGACCGGGGCATGTGAGGACGAGAGCTATCTTATCTGCGTGGGGCGGGAAACTGCCTCGCGAGGCGGATCGCGCTACGTTCACGAGACGCTGCGACCCGGGCAGAAATTAGCGATTTCTGCTCCGCGCAATCTGTTTTCGCTGCATCAGGCTGATCGGGTGTTGCTGCTGGCGGCAGGCATTGGCATTACGCCGCTGTATGCAATGGCCCTGCAGCTGAAGGCCGCCGGAACGCCGTTTACGCTGCACTATTACGTCAAACGCCGCGAAAGCGCGGCGTTTGCGCGCGAACTCTCCCGGTTCGGTGAGTGCCAGATTCATACCGCCAGCCCGCGCACGGCGCTGGCAGAACATCTTCCGGTGGCTGAGTCGGGGCTTCACGCCTGGATCTGCGGTCCGGCAGGGTTTATGGAAAAAGTGCGAGACGTGGCGACGGCCAGGGGATGGGATGATGGCCATCTTCACAGCGAGGCGTTTCAGCCCGCGGCCCCTGCCGCACGCGGTGACGCAGGCGAGATCTTTACGGTCAAAATCGCCTCGACCGGGGAGCGCTGGCCGGTGCCCGCGAATAAGACCATCGCTCAGGTGCTGCAGGAAAATGGCGTGGCGGTGCCGCTTTCCTGTGAAATGGGGATCTGCGGAGCCTGCCTGACGCCGGTGATTGACGGCGTGGCGGATCACCGGGATAGCGTGCAGTCGGAGGCGGAAAAAAGCGCAACGGACCAGCAGGTGGCTCTGTGCTGTTCTCGAAGCCATTCCGGGGAACTGGTGATTGGGCTGTAA
- the hpxD gene encoding molybdenum cofactor-independent xanthine hydroxylase subunit HpxD, translating into MKREPTPPAHCTFEPEDWLRLAKCWHPVARACDVGPAPVKATLLDEQLVIYRINDQVVVARDVCPHRGVPLTLGFHDEHGIICPYHGLRFGEDGRCNRIPSSPDQPVPAKLNLINYAVEERFGLIWTCLAFDPDNPVPLPTMPHWDDDGFQQINCPAFEVNGFAGRQVEGFLDVAHFAWIHTDTFADPSNQLVPTYQPQETPFGFVADYWSSVSNYPASSPVQAPEGFQWLRHFEMHLPFTATLTIHFPGESRLVIMNAASPVSSRVTRMFAPIARNFDLHIPVEDVHAFNLRIFEEDRLMVETQRPESLPLDLTLEAHIPADKSSIAYRRGLKKMGFGEFFLV; encoded by the coding sequence ATGAAAAGAGAACCGACTCCACCCGCCCACTGCACGTTTGAGCCAGAGGACTGGCTGCGCCTCGCGAAATGCTGGCATCCGGTCGCGCGCGCCTGCGACGTTGGCCCGGCACCGGTTAAGGCGACCCTGCTGGATGAACAGCTGGTGATTTACCGGATTAACGACCAGGTCGTGGTCGCCCGTGACGTCTGCCCGCACCGCGGCGTGCCGCTGACGCTCGGCTTTCACGATGAGCATGGGATTATCTGCCCCTACCACGGCCTCCGCTTTGGGGAGGACGGGCGCTGCAACCGTATTCCGTCCAGCCCCGACCAGCCCGTTCCGGCGAAGCTGAACCTGATAAACTACGCCGTGGAAGAGCGCTTCGGCCTGATCTGGACCTGCCTGGCGTTTGACCCGGACAATCCTGTACCGCTGCCCACCATGCCGCACTGGGATGACGACGGATTTCAGCAGATCAACTGCCCGGCGTTTGAGGTGAACGGCTTTGCCGGACGTCAGGTGGAGGGGTTTCTGGACGTGGCACACTTTGCCTGGATCCACACCGATACCTTTGCCGATCCCAGTAATCAGCTGGTTCCCACCTATCAGCCGCAGGAGACGCCGTTCGGTTTTGTTGCCGATTACTGGAGCTCCGTGAGCAACTATCCCGCCAGTTCACCCGTGCAGGCGCCAGAAGGATTCCAGTGGCTGCGCCATTTTGAAATGCATCTGCCGTTTACCGCCACCCTGACGATTCATTTTCCGGGAGAATCGAGACTGGTCATTATGAACGCCGCATCGCCCGTCTCGTCACGTGTAACCCGCATGTTCGCGCCGATCGCGCGTAACTTTGACCTGCATATCCCGGTGGAAGATGTACATGCCTTTAACCTGCGGATTTTTGAAGAGGATCGCCTGATGGTCGAAACCCAGCGCCCGGAAAGCCTGCCGCTGGATCTGACGCTGGAAGCCCATATTCCCGCCGATAAAAGCTCAATTGCCTACCGTCGGGGGCTGAAGAAGATGGGCTTTGGCGAATTTTTCCTCGTATGA
- the uraD gene encoding 2-oxo-4-hydroxy-4-carboxy-5-ureidoimidazoline decarboxylase, with protein MIALHDFNHLPHEKALALIHPCVALPGWADALALGRPYASRDELFSTANALTQNWDEAALAQALSAHPRIGEKPAGSQAEAALSRQEQGEVNDRDADLARALREGNARYEARFGRVFLIRAKGRSGEEILQALHARLENSDAQEVRAALEQLREITLLRLEGVISE; from the coding sequence ATGATCGCACTGCACGACTTCAATCATCTTCCCCACGAAAAGGCGTTAGCGCTGATCCATCCCTGCGTGGCGCTCCCCGGCTGGGCCGATGCGCTGGCTCTGGGGCGGCCCTACGCCAGCCGGGACGAATTGTTCAGTACGGCAAACGCGCTGACGCAAAACTGGGATGAAGCGGCGCTGGCGCAGGCCCTGAGCGCCCATCCGCGCATCGGGGAAAAGCCCGCTGGTTCACAGGCGGAGGCGGCGCTGTCGCGCCAGGAGCAGGGCGAGGTGAACGATCGCGATGCTGACCTTGCCCGGGCGCTGCGTGAGGGAAATGCCCGCTACGAGGCCCGCTTCGGACGCGTCTTTCTGATCCGCGCGAAGGGCCGCAGCGGCGAGGAGATTTTACAGGCGCTGCACGCGCGGCTGGAGAACAGCGACGCGCAGGAAGTCCGTGCCGCGCTGGAACAGCTGCGGGAAATTACGCTGCTACGGCTGGAAGGAGTCATTAGCGAATGA
- the guaD gene encoding guanine deaminase: protein MMDYQTAIRGAFFDIAQVCDSADAIAQHARYLEDGLLFIQSGKILAHMPWQEGEQYLDPHKGYTDLRGRLLLPGFVDTHVHYPQTEMIGAFGEQLLEWLTTYTFPVESQFSDEAYAKEIAEFFIQQLVSNGTTTALVFCTLHPESVEALFTEALRLNMRLIAGKVMMDRHTPDYLSEDAKQSYRQTRALIQRWHHRGRLGYAITPRFAPTSSPELLAAVSLLREEFPDTWLQTHLSENPNEVAWVNDLWPEHERYLDVYHHYGLTGERSVFAHAIHLHHSEWQCLHDTGSAVAFCPTSNLFLGSGLFRLPACWQHRVRMGIGTDVGAGTTFSMLRTLGEAYKVGQLQSYRLRASEAFYHATLGGAHALRLEDKIGNFAPGKEADFVVIDPDVTPLQRLRNRRCQDIYEQLFVLMTLGDERNISETWVNGERVWSTAPVG from the coding sequence ATGATGGATTACCAGACAGCGATCCGCGGCGCATTTTTTGATATTGCCCAGGTCTGCGACAGCGCAGACGCGATTGCCCAACACGCGCGCTACCTTGAGGACGGGCTGCTGTTTATACAGAGCGGGAAAATTCTGGCGCACATGCCGTGGCAGGAGGGTGAGCAGTATCTTGACCCCCACAAGGGCTACACCGACCTGCGCGGCAGGCTGCTGCTGCCCGGTTTTGTCGACACCCACGTCCATTATCCGCAAACGGAGATGATCGGCGCCTTTGGCGAACAGCTGCTGGAGTGGCTGACCACCTACACCTTCCCGGTGGAGAGCCAGTTTTCCGATGAAGCCTACGCGAAAGAGATCGCCGAATTTTTCATTCAGCAGCTGGTGAGCAACGGCACCACCACCGCGCTGGTGTTTTGCACGCTGCATCCGGAATCGGTCGAGGCGCTGTTTACCGAAGCCCTGCGCCTGAACATGCGCCTTATCGCCGGAAAGGTGATGATGGACAGACACACGCCGGACTACCTGAGCGAAGACGCGAAGCAGAGCTACCGGCAGACGCGGGCGCTGATCCAGCGCTGGCACCACCGGGGACGGCTGGGCTACGCCATTACCCCGCGCTTTGCGCCGACCTCATCCCCCGAGCTGCTCGCCGCGGTCAGCCTGCTCAGAGAGGAGTTTCCGGATACCTGGCTGCAGACCCATCTCAGCGAAAACCCCAACGAAGTGGCCTGGGTGAACGATCTCTGGCCGGAGCACGAGCGCTATCTGGACGTGTATCACCACTACGGCCTGACCGGCGAGCGCAGCGTGTTTGCCCACGCGATCCATCTGCACCACAGCGAGTGGCAGTGCCTGCACGACACCGGCTCGGCGGTGGCGTTTTGCCCCACCTCTAACCTGTTTCTCGGCAGCGGGCTGTTTCGCCTGCCCGCCTGCTGGCAGCACAGGGTGCGGATGGGCATCGGCACCGACGTCGGCGCGGGCACCACCTTCAGCATGCTGCGCACCCTGGGTGAGGCCTACAAGGTGGGCCAGCTCCAGAGCTACCGCCTTCGCGCCAGCGAGGCGTTTTACCACGCCACGCTGGGCGGCGCGCACGCTCTCAGGCTCGAAGATAAGATTGGCAACTTCGCGCCCGGGAAAGAGGCGGATTTCGTGGTGATCGACCCCGACGTGACGCCGCTGCAGCGCCTGCGCAATCGCCGCTGCCAGGATATCTACGAGCAGCTTTTTGTGCTGATGACCCTCGGCGACGAGCGCAACATCAGCGAGACCTGGGTCAACGGCGAGCGGGTGTGGTCAACTGCCCCGGTAGGTTGA